The DNA segment TCTACCACAGGTGTTAACCCCATCTAGCACTTTACACCCTAAGAGGAATCAAACTTTCAGTTAGTATTGTGACTGGTGGATCAGTCATCCTTTAAAGTACATTCTGCTGCCTAGATTACCTTAggacaggggtctcaaacacgcggcccgcgggccgaatgcggcccgcgaaacatttttgtgcggccctcggccacgtccgcggtgtatatgtatgttgtgcttggtgattaactcccgcagtgaaaattacccccgttattagtgacagagacaacgtcaacttattttaataaactaaactgcttgtacatgtaataaactacactaaatgtaattaataattataaaaactttattttagcatttaactgcagtgacagtagagttcgtaaaatttaatgaaaaaacattttcttttcgtggtgcggcccgctgactggctgttactttccactgcggcccacatgctaatatgagtttgagacccctgcctTAGGAGATTCAATACTTTACTACAGTTTTGTCTCATGAGAGAAAAATCATGTACGTATATTGCTGCCAGGCCTTTAGAAAAACCATTAAATTTTGACCTGCTTATTGACAGACTGGGTACCTTACCTCTCTGTTGAAAGCGGCAGGTAATTGTCAGCTAGTACATGGGAGTGGATGGGGAATCATCCTGATTTGCACTAATTTGTTCTTCATTGAAAACTGACATTCAAATTCTTCCTGTAAAATTCGCTGTTATTCCTCACACAGATCCAAAGGGTTAATTGATTCATCTCATTTACATAAACTAAAGTTTTTAAAGACCGTAGACCCtcagataacattttttaatattccttTTTAATCTaacatttttggttttgtttcagtATAGGCACCATGCCAACAACCAGGTTCCATCCTTATCATGGCCAAAATATTAAACTTTCAAGTGACAATATGGTTGCTTATAGAGAGACCAGCTTTGCCCATGCTCTGGTTTTTAGTGAGAAGCCATTGATGCCTGGTGAAATTTTTCTCGTGGAAATAGAAAAGACGGAACGGGGTTGGAGTGGTCATTTACGGATTGGTCTGACACAGTTCAATCCTAGTGAGCATTTTGATCTCCCTCAGTATGCACTCCCAGATTTGGCCAGCATGGGAAAATCTTGGATCTCGGCTGTCACCAAGACACACAGTCGCATTCGCAGCCGGACTGGCTTACAAGAACAGTCTTCTGCTTACCAATCAGTTTTAGGTTCCACTGATGTAATTCGCACACCAAGAGGACCAATACATCGTAGCGCATTGCTGCCAGCTTGCAAAGCATACAGAGACAGAACAGGGGCAGAACATCATGGGTCTGGGCCACGAGATCAACATGGTGGAGATTGTTTTTCACAGAACAGCATACTGCCAACAGATGTGGGCAGCCGCATTGGTATTATGTATAAAGTGACAGATGATGTGGCTcgtatgcattttatttttaatggagAAGACCAGGGGCCTTCGGAAGAAATAATACCCTATCGCAATGGACCTTTATTTGCTGTGATTGATGTTTATGGTACCACTAAACAAGTCAGCATAGTACAGTTGTATGGAGGTAAGCAATTATTTCCAACGTTTTAACATGTAAATAATTcttgcaaaatgaaaaaaattatatactgACTTAAAGTGTTAAATTGACACcattaataaagtttttattttattctttagaaTTATATAGCTAATACTCTaagccagtgatgcccaacctttttcggcctgcgggccatatccatttcggacagccgtgtcacgggccacttcaccgcaaaaatacaaaaccaaaaaaaaaaatagagcagataccattttttattagaaacaagttgtatttaccattaattatgtactaattagtgggatatttgaagttgttttcccgaaaccaacttctgaatgtccggcctcatcgtagagacaccaagtcggagcactgaatcgaaatcttcgtccatcgaaaaaaagattgagagacgcccctacatgaggataaatacttcttcttccctttttttggggtttttttttttttattattactaacatgccgatttcctgcactgtgggcagaagtttcgcgggccggatatggcccgtgggccgtaggttgggcatccctgctctaaGCCATTCAAACCAGTGTGGGGAGTAGGGTTGGTCTAGGGGAGATCGTGCatatggacaaaaaaaaaaaaacaaccttaaaaAGGGGTTGTACTGATGTCaagacttttttccccttttatttattttctgttttaaatgttatgcCTTCTCTCTATTATACAAAATTAGTATTTATTCATTATGATGCTCACAGGTTCTGAGATTAATAGGAGGGACTTGCCTGTTGTGTTTGTGGCATTTCCACAAGAGAGTATTAAGGGAAAATATGTTAATCACCAGACCCTCTGCCTTTTGTAATGACATCATGATCCATCATACTGTGACTTGAACTCATTCAGTGCAGTTGTATCGATGCCTTTGAACTGCAGGTATGAAGACATTCACATTCACGGTGAAAACTGTACAGGAAGAGCTAAATAGTCCACAGGTGAAATATTTGCAGGACGAATAACTTCACTGACCTTGGAGAAGTGTTTCTACCAGTAATATGTTCATTAATTTCAGTGAGACTCATGGTAAAATGATGAAAGTTTGGTTTGTGCAAGTTTGATTTTGGATACCCTGAAAGATATGAGAAAGGAAAAGTGATGTTCATGCCATTTCCTTGACCCAGTCATAACAAGGAGAAATGTCTCAGATAAATGTAATTGCAGCTGACTCATACATTTGTACCTAGAGTTTATCGTCAACTTAACTAAagtctctgcatgtggcacctgttgtTAGCCTTGTCATAAAACAATTCCCCCCTGTCACTCCCTCACCCATCTGCCACAGGAACTACACAGAGTGTTATTGCTTAAGTGAGCTGGTATTTTTCATACTGTTATTGCAGTCAgctatgagttttttttttttagctttgatTCTCCTTATGTGTGGAATACAGTTTTTGATTATCCGTCATTGAAGCAATCACCCATGTGCACTTTAAATATAACTGGCTTTCCTGTAGAATACTATTACTCTGGTTGAACTGTTGACTCTCCCTCTTTGGGGTCGGTACAAGAGGAAGTGAAGGATCCAATAGCAGATTGGCTGGGAGCAACCAAACTTTGAGAGCTTATCAAAGAGTTCTTCAGAATGATGGTATTGAAGTGGAGCTGTAGAGGAGCCAGGCAAGGGATTCAAGGTACCTGAGGATAAAGATGTCTGAGAACCAGCCTTTCCAGAGCTTTCATCACAACAGAAGTCAAGGCCACTGGTGAATAATCATTAAGTGACGTAACCCTGGTCTTTATAACAGGCATGATGACAGATACCTTAAAAAAGCTGGGGAAAACAGCCTATCACCCCCGTCAAACCTACAGATACACTCACAAGCTCCCTGCAAAGAAGTActttgagcctacctttgatggtggggtaaagtGCTTAAAAATCAACATTATTTAGATGTCATGCAGCCAACCAGCAACTTAATTTTTACCATTTTGTATCTTTATTCTTGTAGGCCTGCTACTGTTAATCAGTGAATTCTTATTGTTTTAGCGATGAGCATTTAGAATATGGAGAAGATTGGGAGCAAGACTAGAATTCTAGAAGTCAGAAGACCAAAAATAGCATGTTTTATGTAGGAGGAATGCTTGGGAGAGGGTGAACTTCATTGTTAGAATTTCAGCACATTCACTGATCTTCAGAGCAGAATTGTTTAATCAGACTCACCATCTGCTCTCCAAACTCTTCATACCTGTTATAACCACTCTCTCATAGTCCAACTTTATACCACTCATGCAACTCTTCTTCGTCACAGCAAGGACACTGTCTTCATTTGAGCCCCTGCCATGCTAGCATCATAGGCAGTGTTCAGGCGGACCAGGCTGCCAAGACCACTTGCCAGTCTGGTCAGTGGCAGTCACTAGTGTCATCTGACGGTGTCTGTCTTCAGGGCCTATGTTCAGTCTCTGTGACAACATTACTGAGATGCTCTGGGCCAGAATAAGATATGTCATCCCTTCCTATCTTTCTGACTGCCCACCTGCAGCAGGAGAAGGTGGTACTTAGTAAACTTAGGGTGGGACACACCTATGCCTACCATGCATTCCCACCTTTTATGAGGCGAGTTTGTCCCTGGTGCCATACTTGACCTGGCGTCCAAAGTATCTGCCAGctgactttctgttgttgtttaggTCCATTCCATCAGGAgctatttcttcatttttaaagctttacCATTATGGTTCTGGTTGAAGGTTTTGATTTAATCATAACTTTTTGACTTATTACTTACccttttatattatcttttttattttattagttaataTTGCTAGAGGTGTCATTATATCACCTGGTCTTAGTTGCACAGCATAAAACTCAATCAACCCACCCTGGGTTTAGATCTTGTCTCCTGAACTCTCtttatgtgacacctgttttgttgggtactccagtttccaaTCTCCTCCCCCtcatagtgtgaaatcacctctAGATGGAAGCAGTTCTGTATGTGCTCCTACTGTGCAGAACTGACTGGTTAGAGATTTGGTCTCATGTTGCTTCGCACCCGTGGGCCCAGCTTCTCATGCCAggggtgaacacccagcctttCTCTGGCCCACACCTTTCTTTTAtgcttttccattttctcccttacctggccctttcatctatattcctTTTCTAAACAAACATCTCTCGGTTGCACttcagttttatctttcctatcttctgtcctcactactctctctctcttgcctttTTCTCATTGTGCCTCTCTTTTGATTTCTCTGTGGCCTCTTTTAGGCAACTCGTGTTGaagaggatgggatcctggaggttgaggtccctgatgggttgcaGCCCATCAAACCAACACACCTTTTTGGCCCAGACTTCTCCTAGACGGGAAGGTTGGTGTGGTCCACACCAATCAAGCACCTGGTCAAGTATAGCTTTGCTATACCCTAGCTTTGCTGGAAGGCTGCAGCCAATGTGCTCTTCATACTcagaaggccagagtatattccttatgAATCTCTGGTGCAATCCTGCTGAAAATACCTGTGGTACCGCTTGGTCGTatccccttgttggactccATGGTGAGTGGGAAGCATAAGGAACGAACTGAATCCTTTATATCATGGCaccaaaagaaacaaacctagtaaaagagagaaggaagctTTGGATAGTGATAATGAGGTGAGAGATTGCATGAGAAAGAATGTGGAGGGGGCTTGGCCCCATTTTCTTATGGTAGAGGGTGCATAACTGGCCCAGCCACTCTCGTCCCTCTTGCCTTTCGCAATAGCAAAAGGGTTTCTCTCTGCCgtctgaaactcatgctatcctataTCTGTTGTTTAAAAGCTCACCCTGAAAACCCTGCTTaccatgtttttttgtttttttttggaccacagcgtgctgccctgtatgccatttgTACCAAGGAATAAAAGCCATTACCACTCTGTGTTgcacctcacctacaagctgctGGAGTAGATATTCAGCAGGTAGAGCTTCTCCCTCTACTAccagctcctccttggacccttcctgttccagagatcaGTTGTCAGCAgctattttgtaatttttaaggACAGGACTGGATCTTAAAGTTTTTTGTTCTGATAGTTTTGGGTTTTGATTAGATGGTGGCCGTTTAGGCAACAACCCTTCTTTTACACatgattcactttttttttacaattttcttgtttcttttgttgactTTTATTAAGATTTTGTTGTTATAACACTTGAGTAACTTGCCccaaaacttttaaacattaatttactttgttgcagtgatatagccttagtttctgacatggtgtaaaacaaccaaccaatcaTCATGCTGCTTCACAAGCAGGATCTTGTCCTTatcactttgttatttttattttttaaaaagggaaagaagCAACCGAGGGTAGAGATTTCGAAATATAGTACTATTATCAGAGCACTCATTTGGGTAGTGCAAGAATAAATGGTTAATGTATCTGTAGAAAATCTATTTCCTACTCTTGGGGCATTTGCTGTGTTTGGTTGCTTGGACAGGGCAtcgtgtgtgtggtggtggtggtgggggggccAAGCTGGCACATCTCCTCTGGCTGGCGCGACAACCATCTTGCTGCCGGTGTCCAGTGTCGGTATCAACTTCGTCCGAGCATCTAACGTGGACGGCCGCGCTTGACGTACGGctaggggagataattgttccACGCCTTTTAGTAATGGTTTTGGGCCACCCTCCACAGCaaggaagaaatgaacaaaGTAGGGTGCAGTGGCaagaactttacttttctggGTGGCGAGGTGGAGAGCTGCCGACAGAAAGTCCGTCGGGAAAAGGACGTTAAAAGATCCACAGGACTTTGAATCATTACGGAGGTGTGAACCTTAACTGACGAAACTGTGGACAATGGAATCATTAGGAAAGTGTGAACCTTAAATGACAAACATATAAAAGTAGAATCATTACGCTAGTGTGAACTTTAACTGACGAAACTGTGGACAATGGAATGACTGAATGCAATAGCCATTGCGCACAGGACCCACGTAACCGTCCATTACAGTATCTAGTGTCTCAAGTTTCTTCTGAGAGAGAAATGGTATTGCTGGTAGCTGCACCCAATGTTAGGCAGATGTTGACCATGCTGCATGATGACAGAACATCAGGTCATCTTGGTCAAAATATAATACTTGCCAGTGTGAAATGCCACATGTATTGGCCTGGGTGGCAGATAACATAGCATGTTAGTGTAGACAGGATATCTAAGTTAAACAAGATTCTGTCTCTGTCACCGTTCCCGGTGTTAATTATTCCACATTACAGGAGAGAAAGGAGTGGACTTGTTTGAAGGACTGTGCAATCAGGTGTTGAGGGAAgagaatacatttttatgtggAACATGACATCAACTGCAGACTGAGTACCTAGAAGTTATTAACGAGAAAAGTGAAGCACCTTCCATAAGCCTTCTGTTCGTGGAGTAGTGACTAATAGATGACTAATTGCAGGAGGCACAAGTATTCCATGGATGTTGGTGGAAATTCTGATGGTTTTCTGAAAGAACAGaatttcaaaacagtttttgtgaaaatgcaGAAACTCATGAAAGGATTGTTAAATGACTTTGTATTTTAGAACTCTTACTGAACTGCAGCAGGCCCTTCGAAAGTGCAATATATCTGCAGCTGGCATAAATAGCATTCCTTAACAGCTGCTAACATGTCTTCAAGGTCTCCTCCTCCTAGAcatctttaattttatgtaGGTGTTGGCTCACCTATCACaaatcttcctttctctcttgcCAGTCCACACTTGCGATGAGGTGAGTACCAGGTCTCCAGAAGTTCGCTTTCCCTCCACAGGCTCTTGCAACCTTCCCTGAGTGATAACTGCTGACCACACCTGTCTGTGGGAAGTGTTGTGTAGCTCTGCAGGTGTAAGAAAAGCCTGGGTACCTTGCCTTCCACCACCTCTTTTGAGTATGTGCAGGCTGAATATTGCAtgctcaatatttttaaataaagcagagaCTTCTATGAGAGAGGTTTGCATCTTCCTTATCCTGCTGCGCATCTCATGTTGTAGGCAGCTGCCAGGAAGGGCTAAGTTTCAGCAATGAAGGCTATGGCCAGCTTCAATCTGGTCTTTATATTCCTCCCATAGTGTTCTCTGCTTTCACATCTCTCACTTATGCTTTTTAACTTATTGTAAGCTACAAAGTTGAGGTATTGCTAACACGATCTCATCTTACTATTTGGCATGTGTTGCTGGCATTATATAAAGCATCATTAACCATTAGCAGGTCTTCtctatttagattttttttttaaccattgaCCATCAAGTAGTTTTGGCGactcatttttttcatgctaTTTTATGGCTTTAAATTTACTCATCCCCCACACACCTTCTCCCtacctttctttaaattttcttagtATTTTACTGATCACAAGCTAGTTGTGAACATGAACTATGAATTTACTTAATATTACCATTTCTTGTGATATAGCCTCCCTTATTGTTGCAGCATGAATAGTAAACCATTTCTTGCAAGTATATTGCCATTCTTGCAGAAATTCCACTTTTAGTTCAGCATTCAACctctgtcaaatatttttttattttgttcacagtACCACctacagcattttttttctttcaggcaTTTATTATACATTAAGTGACAAATACAATGTCTGTGAAGGCTTTTTATAATGGCCTTAGTTACTGAGAGCTTAAACATCTAGTAGGTGGTCAAATCAAATGGAACATTCACATAATAAAGTTTGTAGAACTTGTGGAGGTCCAGAAGGTATGTATGCATCCATCTTATAGTCATTCTCATGGTTGCATGCACTTGGCTAAGAAAACAGActcaagatttttctttttcaacttttttgcACCGATTATTTGAAGGATACATGCCTTTTAAATAATGACATTATATAGACAACTCTGTTCCTTTGTTTCAGTAACCTCTCTCCAAAATGCCTGCAGAGAGCATATTCTGCAGTTGATCAAGAAACAAGACATCAACCAACTACCACTTCCTAAGAAAATCATACAGTTTCTAAATTATGAATTGTAGTATTTTTGTGCTCAGAAAGTAGTCCATTTAGGGTATGAAACTAGTACAGCTGTTACACTATTTTAAGTTTCAGCAGGACTAGCTTTAATAGGATTTGGTGagttgctgtttttcttttgtgaatttAATGAAATCATGAAATCTTAAGACAAAAGTGCAAATAGCATTAGTTTTCTGCACCAAAATGAAGACTTCGACCACTATTAACAAGCTTTTTGATCTGTTTGCGCATAAAATTCTAGTCTTAAAGCTTGAAGAATATATAGCTGTTCCTAGCAGAGTTTGTGAACCAGCAtcactgaaattttatttataggaTGTGTGAATGTTATCAAATCATAGCTAAGATACGATGCCATATATTGGAAAGACTAAATGAAAATGACTGTTCCCATGTGACATTCGTGAACATTAAaggatttttgtgtttgtaaaaccagtttctggaacttttttgtctttttagaGTAGGGTTCACACATAGGTgaccaaacaataaaacagtttctatCTTATGTTAAGGTAAAATTACACTTTTAAACCTAAAAGAAACCAGGTATATCAAATtggatttttgaaaaattttgtggTTAAGGTTTACACAATCAATCATCATTGtgatgtttttaaacaaaaaatgttagtCCAAGATTCAGTGGATTATAATTACACCTTACGACAAATTTAAGTGTCAAAGAACAGGCAAATGACAGATCTTCAAACTAATGTCTTCCGGTTATGGTCTATAACTTGTTCGTTCCTCCCTTTTGTTTTATGAGTTTTGTAAAAATTGACATACTCAAATGGACGACTTGGACATAATCGAAGGGGCTTGGCATAACCCATTCTCGTTTACTTCCACCAGAAAGCTAAAAACGTTAATATGTTATGAACCACAGAAGCTCTAAGTTCATCACCTCAGCTCATCTTACATTTAAACACTGCATCTGACTCctataacattaaaataaggCATCACTTGCAAGAACATGCTCTAGGCAAATATTAATAGTATGGTTTATGGTTCTATGccaataaaagtttatttcttcatgATAAAAAATTCTCTTGCTAAATAAGAAACAaggcaaattattttaaatatttattagtgAATCATAGGAATGGAAAACAAATGGTAAATGGCAAAGAGAATAACACTGTTTGCACTTTTCTTAAAGTCATTCTTCCCCTGATCCAGAAGATCGTTTGCTGCGGCGCTGACGTGGTGACTGCTTTGGGGATCTTCTTGGAGAGCGGTCtgcacacaccaaaaaaaaattaggttgaCTTAAATTTTCTCTAAATATCTGAACCATATACGTCCAACTGGGAATAAACTTGATTACCCAAAACTCACATTTTCACCTTTTGTTACACCATGCCAGTAAAAAGGATCTATCAAGGCAAAAGAAGGTAATATGTCAAAACTCTGTTTCTTCCATTATACAGTTATTTACGCACAGCGTGATCTGTTTTGCGACATTGCCTAGTTTTCATTTTAGTGTGTGAAAAACACTAGCTGTGAAGATATTCACTCTCATGGAAGCATGTAATATAGAATAAGCAAGCATGTGTTGGTCTATCACTTGTGCCGCTTCAAGTCACAGGACTTGCACCCTGTTTAGGGCGTCTTTATTCACCACCCCTGCTTGTCATTAGGCACTTACATCAGAAAATTCTGTCCTTTGCCTACTTTCAGCATTACCACCTATTTAGCCAGCTATTTCTGCTTTACATTTTGGTTTTACTATCAAATCTAAAATTCTTTCCCAATAAATTTCTGTAACTAGTACTTACTCATTTCTTGAATAGTTTCTTTTGGAAGCCAGTCATAATCAATATCAGCATTCTGTGTTCCCATCTCAATAACCTGTCTAGGTTTGGACAAATGTTTCCTCTGCAATGAAATCAGTGTCATCAAAAACTCATTTCATCCATTTTTAATACTACTGATTGTCGGACATCTTTTGTCTCCATAAAATAGAACATAAACCAAAATGAACTTTGATAAGGCATTTAACGaatatacaatttaaaaataatttttaatgaattatatatataaagaagcTGATTATGACAGTGGAGAACTGTATCTAAAGATAAGCGGATCCTATAAGGCTcatacttaatttttttgtttttttaagagtaATGTAAAATTCCAGGATTTTAAAAACCAGGAGTATAACTGGTTTACAATAAAATTAGATATTTCTATTTACTGATATGTTTACCAATAGGTTTGCCATCATCCATTACATGTCATCCCCATGTCTGAactggtgtccagtcacttaatccccgacacttcatcccctagacttttaatccccagacatttcatccccgacacttcatccccagacacttaatccttataaatcaagtgcaacctataatagattgttggatgcagttagagagctcatgcctaatgcagctccagagacaatatataataacagactttgagaaagctgcgatgaccgcttttagTCATGTAAAGTAATGGGCTGTTACTTTCGCTGAAGTCAAGCGGTATTatgcaaagtcactgaactggggatgagaagtgacgatgaagacgacgagtgacgtggaatggtcagatgccacccagcacttgcctatgtacgtgaagaagacattgttgattccttcgaattgcttgcagagtcaatgccacaacatgatcgcatgccggaacttctatcctacttcaaGCATACctaaatactgtatatattgttaaagaacattaaatttactggcttatataaactttaactaatgttgtagatgttcaaaggacgttgaagttaaaagcattattggaatttgaatttcaattaaatttttcgctgacttcataattttgttagttaaggatttagtttagggattaagtgtctggggattaagtgcttagggattaaaagtctaggggatgaagtgtcggggattaaatgtcggggatgaagtgtctggggattaagtgactgggaaccgtcTGAACTGGGCATCCAAAACGACACATCTGTGATGCAAACCAAAATGCGATAATGCCAGCTTAACCATTAAAGAATTTAATCAGCACTACTGTTAATGAAGATCTATCTGGCACAATGTGCtgctaaataaaataaagtgtcttgctctgattatttttatatttaaaaaaaaatactgatctttTGAAGGtatcattttcatctttgcttatttctccttttgtgccattttttttttttaacaggaattGTCAAGAGCTACCTGCGGAAAGTGGGTTCAGCTTCTGACAGCATGTGAATAAAAACATTGACTCTGTTAATTGAGTGAGgtggggttttttgggggtCCATTCATGACTAAAAGCCTCAACATTTAACATGCATGATGTTTCACTGACATCAACATGGCCTCCCACTttcacagatatttaaaaaatgttacttgaataaaatataatggtAATAACAGAATTACTGAAAAGTACTATTTGGAAGTACAGTGCTACCAGCATGTCAATGCTTGCTTTCAAgacattatttaaaatcatttttgtaaCAATACGAATTGCATATTTGCTACCACAGCTTGATGCAAAATTAAATTCCTGTAAAAAGTAATCACCCTCATCTACAACATGATGCACCCATGTTTCATTAAAggaaaggaggaggaataagTGTTTAGGTAGGAGTGGGGAAGAGCAACACCACCTGAAGGGATGTCAGTCTGGGAGGTGGCATAATGTGACAGATTGGGATAGGCCTTCAGAGAAAAAcgacgtctgtctgtctggatACACATGGAAACAGATGAAAGTTTTGTGATAACTGCTAAAAAGGTAAAGCCTGGTGTAGGAGTGAGCCTTCCACTACACGATGTCATAAGAGATGCCAGATTCTGAGCATACACgttgaatggctgcctcttccttccatttttaaaagtctttagaagATACAACATAAGAACTGTCACAGTAGGCGCATGAGGAACAATCACCTGCAACAAGGCCAGTATTGCGGCAACGAAATCAGTGAGCTTAGGACTTGCAGAAACTAGTCCTGTGGCTATCCTTCTGACAGTTGAAGCAGCATAGCGGAGAAGCAAAAAAATAACTGACAGTTGAAGCAGCACAGCggagaaggaaaaaattaaCTGACCGGCAAATATCTGACCcaataaatttaatttgtgcacttgtaaCGCACAGTATAACAGCCGAGATAGGTTGCAATCTTTGCGttgaccagtaatgataaaaggtTAGGCACACTGAAGAGATGCAGTGAATGCAGCCTGGCCATTACATGGAATCTTTGCTATGCTTCTTTACATTTTAGATTAGTTTTAATGGCATGGGATTATCGTTAACAGTAGAGTGCGATAACAGATCCAACTCCCAACGCATGTTAAAGTACTTGTAACTTTATAAACATGCTCTCCTTATGAAAGATAATAAACTTACACCAAAAGTTGAAACAAGTTGCTGGGCTCCAACTAAAAGCAGAACTCCAACAGCAGCCAGAAAAACATACAGGAAAAACctatagaaaaaagaaattctttaacCATTTTCTGCATACATGAatgccaacaaaaaaaataaataaaaagatgcatCCAACACACACTAATTTTGTCATATAAATGTGTGAGACCACCTAAGCTGACAGTTCAAATAAGAACACAGCTCAAACTGTCTCAAGTATTATAGCAGCTATAACATATGAAAGGAAATTCATTTTTCCAAACATGCTTTAAGCTGCTCTTGATCAATTTTTTCTTCAGGAATTGCAGGTTCTAGAATAGCCATTTTAGTCT comes from the Pomacea canaliculata isolate SZHN2017 linkage group LG12, ASM307304v1, whole genome shotgun sequence genome and includes:
- the LOC112576821 gene encoding neuralized-like protein 2 gives rise to the protein MPTTRFHPYHGQNIKLSSDNMVAYRETSFAHALVFSEKPLMPGEIFLVEIEKTERGWSGHLRIGLTQFNPSEHFDLPQYALPDLASMGKSWISAVTKTHSRIRSRTGLQEQSSAYQSVLGSTDVIRTPRGPIHRSALLPACKAYRDRTGAEHHGSGPRDQHGGDCFSQNSILPTDVGSRIGIMYKVTDDVARMHFIFNGEDQGPSEEIIPYRNGPLFAVIDVYGTTKQVSIVQLYGVTSLQNACREHILQLIKKQDINQLPLPKKIIQFLNYEL